From a single Bufo bufo chromosome 9, aBufBuf1.1, whole genome shotgun sequence genomic region:
- the LOC120979307 gene encoding uncharacterized protein LOC120979307 has product MKMSSPEKRPSLVHLQRLRTPALIVLLLFLETLLGLRFECPELEETRIVYCLLYLFLSASFLVISNLLLRSRRTSSASLPPPDAHIMYLIIELGKAPLIWVFIILLNQEFLSCLFRNVHPVIQRRLFPSLQICGLVLLVLCVTLDYYSPRFPFLQKHLQYYNRRRHEELVLRDIEVVVQEAADEKRKAYVQSMIGPHLGELNPEDPGMADVMLHLIQQYQAKVQQGLAGERRAEPTEQVGQSEGLLQTP; this is encoded by the exons ATGAAGATGTCTTCTCCCGAGAAGAGACCGAGCCTCGTCCATCTGCAGAGGCTTCGCACCCCGGCTCTGATTGTCCTGCTGCTCTTCTTGGAGACGCTGCTGGGGTTGAGGTTTGAGTGTCCTGAGCTAGAAGAAACGAGGATCGTCTACTGCCTCCTGTATTTATTCCTGTCGGCATCTTTCTTAGTTATTTCTAATTTACTGCTCAGATCAAGAAGAACTTCCAGTGCGTCTCTACCACCACCGGATGCCCATATTATGTATCTCATCATAGAACTCGGGAAAGCTCCTCTGATCTGGGtcttcatcattctgctcaatcaGGAGTTTCTCTCCTGCCTCTTTAGAAATGTGCACCCTGTTATACAACGTCGGCTCTTCCCTTCCTTACAG ATTTGTGGCCTTGTGCTCCTGGTTCTGTGCGTGACGCTGGATTATTATTCACCGCGCTTCCCCTTTCTACAGAAGCACCTGCAGTACTATAATCGCAGGCGGCATGAAGAGCTCGTCCTGCGGGATATTGAGGTTGTCGTCCAGGAGGCGGCCGATGAGAAGAGGAAGGCTTATGTTCAATCTATGATCGGTCCACATCTGGGTGAATTAAACCCTGAAGACCCAGGGATGGCGGATGTGATGTTACACCTCATACAGCAATATCAGGCCAAGGTGCAGCAGGGATTGGCAGGCGAGAGAAGGGCGGAGCCTACAGAGCAAGTGGGGcaaagtgagggtctgctgcagacccCGTAG